In Syntrophorhabdales bacterium, the genomic window TCAAAGGGAATCCCGGTCTAGTTTTCAGTACAGACGACAACGGCAACACGCCTTTGCACTGGGCTGCCCATGGGGGTCACAAGGACGTGGCGGAATTCCTGCTGGCCAACAAGGCCGAGGTTGATGCTGTGAACGAGTTGGGCTTTACGCCGTTGCATTTGGCGGTGCTGGAGGACCGCAAAGAGGTGGTAGCCTTGCTGCTGGCCCACAAAGCCGACGTCAATGCCAAGGACAATGGTGAGACGCCGTTGCATTTGGCGGCGAAGTGGGGGTACAAAGACGTGGTAGCCTTGCTGCTGACCAACAAAGCCGACGTCAATGCCAAGGACAGGACGGGTGCGAGACCCTTGCACGATGCGGCGTCTCGGGGCCACAAAGACGTGGTAGCCTTGCTGCTGGCCCACAAGGCTGAGGTGAATGCCGAGGACAATTCCGGCAATACGCCTTTGCGCTGGGCGGTCTATATGCGCCGCCAGGATGTGGCAGAATTACTGCGCCAGCACGGGGGCCGGGAATAAACTGTTTGGAAGTCATCTCAAGGCAATAGTGAGGCCTTCGTATGGTAGCGCAGTCGCTTGCCAACAGTACGTGGCCTCGGAGGGTTTTATCGGCGCATCCGTGCCCGTCTGGGTGCTCCCAAAGCCATCACCGCCACCGCCCACCAGCTTGCGAGAATCTTCTATACCCTATGGACAACGGGCAAGCAATATGTTGATCTCGGTGTCCAGCACTATGAGCAGCGGTGCAAAGACAGAATACTACGCAGCATGAAGAAGAGGCTGCATGACCTGGGCTACACCGTTGCCATAGAACCGGCAACAACCGCGGCAGCGCTGTAGGCCAGGTGCCGGAAGTTTCTGAGGAGGAGGAGTCGGTACCCGACGACTTATTTGCTTTTCCTGCAATGCTCATGGTTCTGTCTCTAGTTAGATCGCTTCATTAGAAGTGGCAATAGTGGGCGGTGGTTTGCTTTCTTACCCCCCATTTTGTCCTTGACATTTGTGCGGCTATAATATAAACTACCATTTATATAAGGCTATATTGATATGGATCGTATAGAGGTACTTTCTCGACTGTTTAACCTCCTGAGTGAGCCAAACCGCCTGAGGATTCTCTTCATCATCGGCAAAGAGAAGAAGTGCGTGAGCGACATCATCGGCGAGACGCAACTCTCTCAGCCTCTCGTCTCGCACCACCTTAGGACGCTCAGGGAGAGCGGTGTACTTGTGGCAGAAAGAAAGGCTGCTCTCGTCTACTACAGCCTTTCCGATCCGCGTCTCATAGACCTTCTGCAGGCCTTATCCGGGATAGAGGTAAAGGGGAGCAGGAAACAAACAGGGTGGACGTTTCCACCGATGCGCTTTATGCAGCTATGGATGAAAGGAGGTGAGTAGTATGTGGTGGTACTTTGCGCCTTTTATGTGGGGATTTTGGCCTGTCTTCCCGATCATCTGTTTCCTCTTCATGATGGTCATGATGCTTATCTGCTTTCGGTTCATGAGGGGACACGGAGGCATGTGCGGCTTTCACCGGGAAGATGACGACA contains:
- a CDS encoding ankyrin repeat domain-containing protein, whose protein sequence is MSGPKMAIGGTMSKTYFSRSLHTPNRLGAVVMLLILITLTWCNPALCGLVHDAVKSGDVTKVKTLLKGNPGLVFSTDDNGNTPLHWAAHGGHKDVAEFLLANKAEVDAVNELGFTPLHLAVLEDRKEVVALLLAHKADVNAKDNGETPLHLAAKWGYKDVVALLLTNKADVNAKDRTGARPLHDAASRGHKDVVALLLAHKAEVNAEDNSGNTPLRWAVYMRRQDVAELLRQHGGRE
- a CDS encoding metalloregulator ArsR/SmtB family transcription factor; this encodes MDRIEVLSRLFNLLSEPNRLRILFIIGKEKKCVSDIIGETQLSQPLVSHHLRTLRESGVLVAERKAALVYYSLSDPRLIDLLQALSGIEVKGSRKQTGWTFPPMRFMQLWMKGGE